From the genome of Clostridium sp. BNL1100, one region includes:
- a CDS encoding DNA mismatch repair protein MutS: protein MTFFYIILAIVAGCIILSLTGKISRTNKNRRQIRAQWGKAPNTKYTEDIYNSVRNYFDNQKDQGKNFFIDDITWNDLDMNRIFSRVNITRTDVGEEYLYNMLRELVYDQNELTERDRLIEYFRKNPFEREKIQLILSDLGKLRFLSISEYINGKRSGGGIKGIYYKILSLIFIASIFATIFFPGAIVVFLISLAVNVTVYFKARDQIIGHLQSLGYIANMLGISRRISKLNIKELDTYLNQLRKSTAKVKGVSLNAFYFLFYTSENYLFELIKIFFLGEPIAFYSIFKIVTKHSQEIKSVYETVGHLDSLISVASYRDSLDYYVTPVLVKGNINNKKIEFTDMYHPLIKNPVTNSFSVAGGALITGSNASGKSTFLKSVAINAIFAQTIYTCLAKEYYSSYFNIYSSMALSDNLEMNESYYIVEIKSLKRILKGLNDNVPCLCVIDEVLRGTNTIERIAASSEILNYIAGNNCICLCASHDIELTQILADKVDNYHFQEFFEDDNIKFDYKIYPGKSTTRNAIKLLKILGYDESIVDSAEQRACQFNQNGYWSKV, encoded by the coding sequence ATGACATTTTTTTATATTATTCTAGCAATAGTTGCGGGATGTATAATTCTAAGTTTGACCGGAAAAATATCCCGTACAAATAAAAACAGAAGACAAATACGAGCCCAATGGGGGAAAGCTCCTAATACAAAGTATACAGAGGATATATATAACTCGGTTAGAAATTATTTTGATAACCAAAAAGACCAGGGAAAAAACTTTTTTATAGACGACATAACTTGGAATGATTTAGATATGAACAGGATTTTTTCCAGGGTTAACATAACCCGAACGGATGTAGGAGAAGAATATCTATACAATATGCTGAGGGAATTGGTCTATGATCAGAATGAGCTGACGGAGAGGGACAGGCTAATAGAGTACTTTAGAAAAAACCCTTTTGAACGTGAAAAGATTCAGTTGATTTTATCCGATTTGGGAAAACTCAGGTTTTTAAGTATATCAGAATATATAAACGGTAAAAGAAGCGGGGGTGGCATAAAGGGAATATACTATAAGATTTTATCATTAATCTTCATAGCATCAATATTTGCCACAATATTCTTCCCCGGAGCAATAGTTGTTTTTTTAATATCACTTGCTGTTAATGTAACAGTTTATTTCAAGGCCAGGGATCAGATAATAGGTCACTTGCAATCTCTTGGATATATTGCAAATATGCTGGGAATTTCAAGAAGAATATCAAAACTCAATATAAAAGAACTGGATACATATTTAAATCAATTGAGAAAAAGTACTGCCAAAGTAAAGGGAGTTAGCCTAAATGCTTTTTACTTTTTATTCTATACAAGTGAGAATTATTTATTTGAGCTTATAAAGATATTTTTTCTTGGTGAACCAATTGCATTTTACAGTATCTTTAAAATTGTAACAAAACACAGTCAGGAAATTAAATCTGTCTATGAGACAGTTGGGCATCTTGATAGTCTGATATCAGTGGCATCCTACAGAGATAGCCTTGATTACTATGTAACGCCTGTATTGGTAAAAGGGAATATCAATAACAAAAAGATAGAATTTACAGATATGTATCATCCCTTAATAAAAAATCCTGTAACAAATTCCTTTTCAGTAGCAGGAGGGGCATTGATAACAGGGTCAAATGCAAGCGGAAAATCAACGTTTCTCAAGTCGGTAGCAATAAATGCAATTTTTGCTCAGACTATTTATACATGTCTTGCAAAGGAGTATTATTCCAGTTACTTTAATATTTACAGTTCTATGGCTTTGAGTGACAATCTTGAAATGAATGAGAGCTACTACATTGTTGAAATAAAATCACTTAAACGTATTTTGAAGGGCCTCAACGACAATGTTCCATGCCTTTGTGTCATAGATGAAGTGCTGAGAGGTACAAATACTATTGAAAGAATTGCAGCATCGTCTGAAATACTGAACTACATTGCAGGTAATAATTGTATATGCCTTTGTGCTTCCCACGATATAGAGCTTACTCAAATATTAGCAGATAAAGTTGACAATTACCACTTTCAGGAGTTCTTTGAGGATGACAACATAAAGTTCGACTATAAAATATATCCGGGTAAATCAACTACCCGTAATGCTATAAAATTATTAAAAATACTTGGCTATGATGAAAGCATAGTTGACAGTGCCGAACAAAGAGCCTGTCAATTTAACCAAAACGGATATTGGTCAAAAGTGTAA
- a CDS encoding 4Fe-4S dicluster domain-containing protein gives MAKVIFHEERCKGCKLCVTVCPKKIVIMKSDKLNQKGFHPAGVEEMDKCIGCAFCATICPDCVIEVEK, from the coding sequence ATGGCAAAAGTTATATTCCACGAGGAAAGATGCAAAGGCTGTAAACTGTGCGTTACAGTTTGTCCTAAAAAAATTGTCATAATGAAATCTGATAAATTAAATCAGAAAGGTTTCCATCCTGCAGGAGTCGAAGAAATGGACAAATGCATCGGATGTGCATTCTGTGCTACAATTTGTCCTGATTGCGTTATAGAGGTAGAGAAGTAA
- a CDS encoding P-loop NTPase yields the protein MFDKRINIFTGHFGSGKTEVAVNYAMKMAEAGYRTAIVDFDIINPYFRTADAKDALEEQNIKVILPMYANTNVDIPAIPPEIYSLFEDKDTKVVLDVGGDDLGAKAVSRFKEEIVSDDYEMFFVINTKRIMTDSPEKIAEMIAIIEDGANIKVTKLVNNSNLLEETTPEIILEGNRIISQVSEKTGIPIAITAGMEEVVNRIQKSDIGKTEILSMRKQIHLPWNRG from the coding sequence ATGTTTGATAAACGTATCAACATATTTACCGGTCACTTCGGAAGCGGAAAAACAGAGGTCGCAGTCAATTATGCCATGAAAATGGCAGAAGCTGGGTATAGAACAGCTATAGTAGATTTTGACATAATAAACCCCTATTTCAGAACAGCGGATGCAAAGGATGCACTGGAAGAACAAAATATAAAAGTAATTCTTCCTATGTATGCCAATACCAACGTTGATATACCTGCTATACCACCGGAAATATACTCATTGTTTGAAGACAAGGATACAAAAGTGGTATTGGATGTAGGAGGAGACGACCTTGGTGCTAAAGCTGTATCAAGGTTCAAGGAAGAAATAGTCAGCGACGACTATGAAATGTTTTTTGTAATAAATACAAAGAGGATTATGACAGATTCACCTGAAAAGATAGCCGAGATGATTGCTATTATTGAAGACGGAGCAAATATAAAGGTTACAAAATTGGTAAATAATAGTAACCTGTTAGAGGAAACTACCCCTGAAATAATTCTTGAAGGAAACCGTATAATATCTCAGGTTTCAGAAAAGACAGGAATACCAATTGCTATCACTGCAGGTATGGAAGAAGTCGTAAATAGAATACAAAAAAGTGATATCGGTAAAACGGAAATATTATCCATGAGGAAACAGATACATCTTCCATGGAATAGAGGTTAG